The following are from one region of the Dreissena polymorpha isolate Duluth1 chromosome 2, UMN_Dpol_1.0, whole genome shotgun sequence genome:
- the LOC127867050 gene encoding uncharacterized protein LOC127867050 encodes MAESGTRPDEPERFPRQGSVSSKQDLIQWENTSVETCTILSWLGYGQEIIQARRDAYRELGKLFTARGCGMPTIIITGSKGEGLSSYLESDMDTLIVNNRVICLEDDVNSSAFPGEITVLRSLSRRSYHGHCRLLLERRGTTILKQVNDAFCDDGYGRELLSSDLYVNNWSNVDFTENTVQHERAGPSNPNTVLGYLHNDDVHALHYYCPNILSKWASRPRHWPPPEAVQRVVSLGAVLTPVGFK; translated from the exons ATGGCTGAAAGTGGCACAAGACCTGATGAACCGGAAAGATTCCCAAGACAGGGCAGTGTGTCCAGCAAACAAGACCTG ATTCAGTGGGAAAATACCTCCGTTGAGACATGCACTATACTGAGCTGGCTCGGTTACGGACAGGAGATCATACAGGCTCGGAGAGACGCATATCGGGAGTTAGGCAAGCTGTTTACTGCACGGGGATGTGGAATGCCAACGATAATTATTACGGGTAGCAAAGGTGAGGGGCTGAGCAGCTACCTGGAAAGTGATATGGATACACTGATTGTAAATAATAGAGTGATCTGTTTAGAAGATGATGTAAATTCAAGTGCCTTTCCTGGGGAGATAACCGTGTTGAGATCACTCAGCCGCAGGAGTTACCATGGTCACTGTAGACTGCTACTGGAGAGACGCGGTACAACAATTCTCAAGCAAGTAAATGATGCGTTTTGTGATGACGGATATGGTCGCGAACTTTTGAGCAGTGACTTGTATGTTAATAACTGGTCGAACGTGGACTTTACTGAGAACACGGTGCAGCATGAGCGTGCGGGACCGTCAAATCCTAATACAGTGCTGGGATACTTGCACAACGACGATGTCCATGCATTACATTACTACTGTCCCAACATCCTGTCAAAATGGGCTTCAAGACCTCGCCACTGGCCGCCACCGGAAGCCGTTCAGAGGGTCGTATCACTTGGGGCGGTTCTTACGCCTGTTGGATTTAAATGA